A segment of the Larus michahellis unplaced genomic scaffold, bLarMic1.1 SCAFFOLD_34, whole genome shotgun sequence genome:
tttggaatatcctttCTGAGAGGTCATGGGAttggcagaggtctcttgtgagagaggacaagcaagtggtgCACCCGTCTTTGGAAGAATCCAACAGTGCACCCCAGGGaaccagaggctgcagaagctcATGTCGGTGAGGAGCGGGCCATCAGTTGGAgtcctcttgggtgacatttgtgggcaccaacagcagaacgtgtccaaaacccatcagcatggacttaccaaggGTCAATCATGCCTGGCCAACCTGACTGCCTTCACCATGAGTAACTGCATTTGTGCATGAGGGCAACTCTCGCCATGTTTGTCAATAGCAATAAACTCGGAGGATCATTTGTTTACCAATTAATTGACCAATTACtcccatgggcaaaacagacccaacttgggaaaattcattaaatgtatttccaattgattgtaacagaataggacagtgagaaagaaaacacaattcaaaacaccttccccgctccctccctcccttcttcccaggctcaacttcattcctaactcttctacctttgccccgagtggcacaggggggtTGTGGAATGGGAGTTGCCGTCAGTTCATAACACTGTGTTTCTGACCTTGCCcaaatgtgggtccttcccactgactgcagttctccacaaactgctccagcgtggatcctttccacagggtacagtccttcaggcgtggactgctgcagtgtgggtcccccacaggccacaggtcctgctgcaaaacctgctccagcatgggctcctctccttgggcagcaggtcctgccaggagcctgctccaccggggtcctccatgggctgctggtCTAACGCTCCTAAAGGAAAaaggccagcccagcacggcttctcttcTGGACCAGACCACAAGAAGTCCCGGAGGATGGCTGTTTCCTATGCCCGTGGGACTTGAGAAAACTCAGAAGACTCCAGTGTTTTGGGAATTGCTGAACAGAGTTTGCAtggtgtcaaggccttctctgtttcttcgttctgctccctccagtgagtaggtgggaggtgagaaagaagttgagaggggaccCAGCCAGGACCGCTGATCCAAACTGACCAGaggcatattccataccatatgacctcATGCTCAGGAATGAAAGCTTGAGGCACAGGAGgaagatggtggggttttttattgtttaaggAGTCTGCTGCTTGAAGACTGGCTGGGCAttagtctgcttgtgggaggtgttGAGTGATGGTCTCCGTTTcacttgttgaggttttttttaatgtcttctcttCACCAGTTAAATTGTTATGTTGACCCAaaacttttcacattttatttcttccctgtcccacttgtgaagggggaagaaagtgtgagcgactgtgtggctgctgggctaTTGGCTATTGGCCATGGTCAACACATCACAGCAAGGAAGTTTCTGATAGCTGGGAGCAAGTTCAGCGGTTggccaccaagatgcttaggggctgaaggggaagggccttctttagcctggagaagggaaggtcttGGGAAGCTCATAGCAGCCTGTGTGTCCCTATGGGGACATTTTCAGGGCCATGGAGCCAGGCTCGTGACAGTGGTGCTTGGCAGGAGGTTAACAGACAATGGTCAGATGTTGAAATAAGGAAGGTtcaggacaaagaaaatgaaaatctttttctctgtgaggGCATCCAAGCATTGCAGGAGGTTTCCCAGTGACATTGTGccatctctgtccttggatgttttccatctcctacgggataaagccttgagcaacaTTTGACCAGCATTGGTCATGCCTTGAGGCATTTGACCAGCTTCCTGAACAAAGCTATCAGTATGCCATGCCTCCTGAGATTCCTGGGAGCAgccactttcttgtctttcttgttcttctaCAAACTTCTCCACATCTCCAGACCAAGTGGTGATTTAGGCTGTAAAGAGAATGGAAACAAAGCCTCTGGCTTGGTTACTATCAACTTAATTGCTAAAAGAGAGTGAGATGGAGGGATCTCAGAGCTTCCAGATTCCTGTGGAAGGTTGAAGGCCTCCAAGAAAGGAGTTGAAAATAAGAGTGTTGAACTAGCCTAGCCTTTACATCACTTCACATGGGATGCTTCTGCTTCCCACTTTCAGTCATTGGCACCCAGAAACCtcacatgcttttcttcctctcctccccaaacctgACCAAGTGACATGAAGAAAGAACGCAGAAAGGCCCTAAGCCCCGGTGAATCAGCTGGGGTCTGGCACTTGGAGGGGCGTTCAGTGAATGGCAGTTCTTTCGTGGTCCACCCGATAAAgaatcaagctgggaagtcagcctgCAAGAGCAAACCAACAAGGTCCATGGACAggcaaggctgtgtctggagaACCTTTACACCTACAGCGTAGATCAAGCTGGGGCTGAACCTCAGGCCTGGGCTTAAAGGGGATCCTGAGCTGATGGacagaggggtgggaggaggccccAGGTGAAGCTGCTCAGGGCCATGAAGGTCTGTGGATATTTTCAGGGCCCTGACATGCTTTCCATGGGAGCCCACCTGCCAGTGCCCTCAGTAGGCCTCCTTCCCTACTGTCCAGGGTTtatgctctgctcctctccttccctgttccccTGGAGATCTGGGAGACCACCATTTgatggtcactacagccaaggctgagactggtcttcacatctctgaccagctctgcctCTTGGCAGTACCAGCTCCACTTGTGCATCAGTGTGGCCcatttggcagctgtgctaagaaccatcagcatggacttaccatgggtaaatcaaagaaaaaggaagcctacagaaggtggaagcaaggacaggtagcctgggaggaatacagagaaattgtccaagcagccatgGATCATGTTAGGAGAGCTAAAGCCCAGAGAGAGTCAAATCTGGCCAGAGgcgtcaagggcaacaagaaagctgaGTAAAGAACACGGACTTCACAGTATCCAAGTGCTGTCGTGTAGAGTTTGtttcaacaccaagctgtgtgaagcagttgacaagctggagggatgggatgcgatccagaaggacctggacaggcttgagagatgggcctgtgtggacctcatgaagttcaaccagggcaggtgcaaggtcctgcacgtgggtcggggcaatcccaggcacaaatacaggctgggtggagaatggcttgagagcagccctgaggagagggacttgggtgtgctggtggatgagaagctcaacatgagccagcaatgtgcactcgcagcctgctccggtgtgggtcccccacaggccacacTGCCTGCCAGAAACCCTGCAGAGGCATGCTGGAGTGGATGGCAGGTGGACACAAAATGATGGATGAGATTCCCATAACGAGAGTAAAAGCTGCAGTCCCcagggccagagagaaacaggccttggctgcgcagccctggcaggagaggggtttgctgtcCCAGGTTACTCTGAAGCACTGTGGGACCTATGGCAGCGGTGGAGCTGATCTGCAAGAAGGacaagctgctgctgagaaagtcccTGGGGGAGGACAGCTTGTGATCTAGCCACACTGTGGGCATCACGCTGGGGGCTGACTGGCTAGAtagtggctctgcagagaaggaccttggggtcctggaggacaaacagctgagcatgagccagcaatgcaccacCATGacaaaggccaacagcctcctgggctgcatcaggaaaagcattgctggcagatggagggaggtgaccttcccctctccttggcactggtgaggccacacctggagtgcccacaccctgcacactcacacaacTTAGCTCTACACTGAcattttcctctcccaggcttttaccagcccatcccagctgttcctcatctctctccagagcccttgccctctcctctgcccagccaagcacagctgcccAGTCTGGGCTGGTCCCACAGCAGTGCCCACCACAGTCGCTGCAGAGCTCtcggcactcactccacagccccagctcctctgaagggcACACAGCCCCTGGGGGGCAGACAAggagctcagcctccccatcagccccaggctAGTGCTGGCCTCAAGGCAATGAGGAAAACAGGCTAGtcactctctgcctctcctgataGCCTTTTGAGGTGACCCCCAACCCTGAGTGAAtttgccccctcctctgctcacatcagccccgctccccaggacagcacgaCATTCCTTGGCCCTGAGGGTCCTccggcagctcccacacctctccagcctccctctcccacGCCTACGGGATCCACACTGACTTTCTGGGCATTGCAGAGTCCTTGTTTGTGCATACCTCagtttagtgttttgcttgtgggggacttcacctctgtggatgtttcatctcctgtgtcttcattcactcccagctcagggcacgtggtgagtccccatcctctcctcacacgTCCCGATTCATTTCCAAAGAGTCTGCTGTGTGCCATAAGTCCTGACACATGTGAAGCAGCCTGAGGAGGTAATCGGGAGCTCATGCACCATCTCCACTACCACTGGagacaagaagagagcctttcaaaccagaacatttggtcCACGGAACCCAATAGTACAGTGAGCTTaaccccaaacacagggagaacacagggagaagagactctttgaaagaccagttcgttggacattttattggcagcacctttggaggaagcacctagcatccaggcactgcacctgggagatgcctttttcttgaagagctgctattagacaggtcacctttgacacagtgttgtgcaagggtcagacacaactggaacaaacctcaagacaagtggtacaagcccagaaaattatacagaagcaggatgactgcaagagaaaaaagcaggcttATTGCCTAAGAGAAAGTCTAGAAAACATGCGGAGAAGGGGAGACAATTTATTAATGGTGAAACAACGTCCATTGAGCCAGTTTCCatagggcatccttgagctcctggttcctcatgctgtagatgagggggttcactacTGGAGGCACCAATGAGTACAggactgccaccaccaggtctagagctggggaggagatggaggggggcttgaggtaagcaaacacggcagtgctgagaaacagggagaccacagacagatgagggaggcacgtggaaaaggctttgtgccgtccctgctcagaggggatcctcagcacggccctgaagatctgcacataggacagcacgatgaaaacaaaacaaccaaatgcaaaagagacactaaccacaagaagcccagcttCCCTGAAGTAGTAGTctgtgcaggagagcttgaggatctgggggatttcacagaagaactggtccagggcattgccctggcagaggggcagggaaaatgtattggccgtgtgcaggagagcatggagaaacccactgccccaggcagctgctgccatgtggacacaagctctgctgcccaggagggtcccgtagtgcaggggttggcagatggcaacgtagcggtcataggccatgacggtgagaagataaaactctgctgcagcactaaaaaagaaaaaaaacacctgtgtaacacatcctgcataggagatgacCCTGGTACCcaagagggaattggccatggatttgggaacagtggtggagatggagcccaggtcgaggagggagaggttgaggaggaagaagtacatgggggtgtggaggcggtggtcacaggcgatggcggtgatgatgaggccgttgcccaggagggcagccaggtagatgcccaggaagagcccaaagtgcaagagctgcagctcccgtgtgtctgcgaatgccaggaggaggaactgggtgatggagctgctgttggacatttggtgCCTCTGGGTGTGCagcactgaacaaggaggaaaggccagtgagaagttaggggagacttttctgagaaaaatcaacaccagttctcatacctcacactctgtactgcttttccatttctatcagatcttcattcagctctgtggctggagctctggttggttctgtccaggtgtgccaggaggagcgggacctctgcccgccggatgcccaggagtcagccctgctctgcagcagcagatgcgtgggaatggggtgggcagtcctggtgtcccaatttctcagataaacctctcctcatgaaaaaagggcttgtcagtctctgcactcccattgccatgaaaccacagttgcaagagtgttggagagaggttcttatacagctctctcccatctcagcaggagattctcttggatttcagaaaccctcaccatttctgctgcgttcagggacagcaaagggagtcctgccaggcgaggggattgtctgagggttagtgcagagcgaggggagctggtctgtccctctgtcttgttcccagctgccctctgcttgtgcctttctgagacagaggggaatcaCACTCACATGTAGACCTGAAAAGACACCAggcgctgctgagagcagagaaacccactgccgagAGCTCAGCGTCTCACCTTTtctcaaggtctcagcaccccacttctcgccaaggacacacatggctcgtttcacaaacccagcagcctttccttggtcgtagcgtctctgcgcttctccactgGGCATTCAGGTAACACCAGGACGCTCCAGGACAgactggcatcctggagggcagcgcagtgcttggaaggacaccccaaggagacacccaagtgtcctagtgatggtatctcagaaggggagagtcagctcattccccagccacatagactactttgcccacagccccacgggttagaggagagcttggacacttcattcccatggagacacttgctcaggggaaggggtctgcattggaggggatcctacagagttttctgaatccttcctcccacagcatttctggtttctctttcctctcattccctgatcatagctctgctgccgggagattttcctcctgggaggtgtttccctgtcccatgtcttttccccgtcagctctcacagaccccatcccaacccctgtgcgctccccttggccccacagaaacctgcctgtttgccaGGCACTGGCcgggttcatgttcctgtttgcaggtggaaaagggcaggtcagaacaaccccgatgggtccagcagagctgatgctggtgctgcccatgggcagaggagtggctgaaggcactccaggaggttcctggcagacctgctgatcactcaaagctacagctcaggagtctcactgacttcttccaaCTTGAGAGCTCCCTATACATGTATCCCTTGTtctacctccccaccctctcactaggaaaataaaaacacaaacgcaggaaagctccttatctgtaacgtaattcctgccttgagcttTCCCTCAAACAATCCCTtgggaaatgtcctgggggtgaactgcagctgagagcagccctgccccacgcagcacccccttgacagcaggacactctcctgccaggagttgcctcttccccccacagcttctccccacactgctggtgggagctcctcaggtaaacggagagctgatcctgacaggagataagtccctgccacggcacaaagcacccttgggtgaagggaccctgctctgaaggacagccctgggcacccctggctgcacacccaccttcacactgcagccatccccgggtgaaggcagctgatgtgccctgtccctttgacagagccacagggaagccctgctccaaagcaagtccttttcctctacGCTGGAGAAACGGTGAGAGACCTCCTGGtagatcccagaggctgtgggatgtgccagctttgggagatcattccaggaaccgcagctgcattgccctgcagccagagacttaccctgttcagggctgtgaagatctttctccaagtgagctctcctctctcctcccaccccagactggctttacactctctgcctccctcctctgccctcgctgcctgcaggcagtgccctcagccctgctgcgcttggcagaggagctgctcctgggcagagctgtctctctgcagcgctgcccgcttgccatcagctccctccatgccaggagcccagcccagctcagcagcagaggaccagcccaaggcagccctttctctgccccctcggggctccctccaggtgtccctggggctccaggggaacctgctgggaaacaggatgaa
Coding sequences within it:
- the LOC141737323 gene encoding olfactory receptor 14J1-like gives rise to the protein MSNSSSITQFLLLAFADTRELQLLHFGLFLGIYLAALLGNGLIITAIACDHRLHTPMYFFLLNLSLLDLGSISTTVPKSMANSLLGTRVISYAGCVTQVFFFFFSAAAEFYLLTVMAYDRYVAICQPLHYGTLLGSRACVHMAAAAWGSGFLHALLHTANTFSLPLCQGNALDQFFCEIPQILKLSCTDYYFREAGLLVVSVSFAFGCFVFIVLSYVQIFRAVLRIPSEQGRHKAFSTCLPHLSVVSLFLSTAVFAYLKPPSISSPALDLVVAVLYSLVPPVVNPLIYSMRNQELKDALWKLAQWTLFHH